One window from the genome of Bacillus tianshenii encodes:
- a CDS encoding GNAT family N-acetyltransferase: MNWYEKLNQYFPVEEMKSREHMEALLKDKGDIYYKDEGPKHVMMYVETDDFLFVDYVFVSKNARGEGLGHKLIQKLKAKGKPIILEVEPIDYEDSDSGKRLRFYKREGFRHARSIGYRRRSLATNEVNQLEILYWSPGDEPEEVIEKRIYEGMKRTYELIHTYKDEEFYGRSYQTVDEVLTYDRNENDETENILANI, encoded by the coding sequence ATGAACTGGTACGAAAAGTTAAATCAATATTTCCCTGTAGAGGAAATGAAATCCCGCGAACACATGGAAGCTCTGCTAAAGGACAAAGGTGACATCTACTATAAGGATGAAGGACCGAAACACGTAATGATGTACGTAGAAACAGATGACTTCTTATTCGTGGATTACGTTTTCGTATCCAAGAATGCACGAGGAGAAGGACTAGGACATAAGCTTATCCAAAAGCTAAAAGCAAAAGGAAAGCCAATTATTCTAGAGGTTGAACCGATTGACTATGAAGACAGTGATTCTGGTAAGCGTTTGCGCTTTTATAAGCGGGAAGGCTTCAGACATGCAAGATCGATTGGTTATCGACGTCGTTCACTTGCAACGAATGAAGTAAATCAATTGGAGATTTTGTACTGGTCGCCAGGAGATGAACCAGAAGAAGTGATCGAAAAACGCATTTACGAAGGCATGAAACGGACATATGAATTAATTCACACGTACAAGGATGAAGAATTCTACGGCAGATCCTATCAAACTGTAGATGAAGTTCTTACCTATGACCGAAATGAAAATGATGAGACCGAAAATATTTTAGCAAATATTTAA